The sequence below is a genomic window from Myxocyprinus asiaticus isolate MX2 ecotype Aquarium Trade chromosome 9, UBuf_Myxa_2, whole genome shotgun sequence.
CTTGTAGAGGAATCAGCTaagagcaaaacatttcacatttgttatctgcattgatttttttgcattaacatgacctttaaatatttaataaaaatggcacTTACAGCTAAAGACTCTAAAGCAGATTGAGTGGAGAAGATTTTGAACCTGAAAAAAGAATATCAGTTCTTAGTATATTTCTACATTAAATGCCAATCTAATGTTAAATATAGTTCGGTGTTTATATCAGAGGATTTCAACTGGTTTTTGCTTCAGGGATTTTACCCTGGACATCAAATGACGACACAACACAGTAACAAAATATCATTACAATGTGtaatgggtaaaggatgggcaaggaggagtcgggaaccggcagaacagtcaacgtaaactctaatgacataaactcaacataaaacacatagacgcgcAGCcgcttgtgtctctctctcgaactggcgtccctggctcctctttatccctctcccactgattgggctgattcagcgccgggcgtccatcgttacagcctggccacgccctcctcctcgtcacaatcctCTGCCGCacgattcaggctggggaaacctccggcatgacgtactcccctctcttcctggaggggaggtgttgcccttccagcAAGCCAACTGCCGGCAggatggcgccccggcctgaattgggcagGGAAGGAGTATGACGAGGAGGAGGCGTGGCccggccgtgagggtgcacggccggcactgagtcAATTAATcatcgggagagagagataaagagttgccggagatgccagtttgagagagagagagagagagacatacgcggccatgctgtgtgtgtgtgtgtgtgtgtgtgtgtgtgtgtgtgtgtgtgtttgtttgttttatgttgttttaagttcagttatgacATTAAAagttacgtttactgttcagctggttcccgcctcctccttgcccatcctgaaccagTTACACAATGTTTGTTAGAAACAATTTTTGTTGGCTGAAGAGGCccgcaaaacggcgccgcgatatgccgatgGGGATCaccatatgcagaaaaggacagtgacagctgaaactgaacttttggttggattttaggagtgaatccACTTAGCTGCCTAGAGAGCTataagatgctcccttgctccctatttagtgaatgacttaacctccagtgtgctgtctgtctgcactgatctcagaacagttcaaaatgcaccttattttcatcctaactccatataaagcctctgaaagcaacattttccagattttggatgaatccattgattctcaatgtgataatgcacagtaaatataggatttctaaggaaaaaatgtgctaaagtacacattagtgtgcaTTTTCTTAAGCAGCGTGGTGTTGcgttaaatgaatttaaattatgcgttgcatatagcaaagccaaaatacaacatccaggCATGTGTACatagggtcgcacaaggttaagccTACGTATtagacacgtgagccgaaagtgttatAGAAACACCAcataatgacgtggttgcttatACAATTGCGTttttaaggtttaggtttaaggtttagggtagggagttttttttatttattttttttatttaaaactccattaaccttcaaaacctcacctgtttgggaaaacatttaactcacttttagcgccacacagtggacatttcacctctgacCTGCCGGAAATGTGTATggaaccacataatataattttgcaaaaaatgtcGCCACCGTTCCATAGTTTTCATGAGTTCAGGCTGATTCATTTTGCTTTCCTAACTAAGCACAATTTTACAGTTTAgcattgttttatttctgctgtCACAGCCcataatttttacattgaaaaccaCTGATTTATGTGTTATTTTTACCTTCTCAGATCTAAATGGATGGCCAGGCGCTTGGCCTTCATTGACACTTTCGCATTAAATTTGGCTTCCTAAAAACAAggcaaaatatttatatacatgcTGAAAGTTTAGAACATCGCTTCATTATAGAGCAATTAAATGGATTTTGTAACAAGGGTGTATTGTAGTTTTTCCTCGCCATGGTCATGCTGCTGAGCTGGACTGGTGCTTTTCCAGGTGGCAGAACGAAAATTTTAACATTAGTGTTGACGGCCACACTGGCACCGGAGGTCTTGATGGTGGATTGAGGGGGAGCGGTGACTTCTAACTCCATCGACAGAGGATGCTCCATTAGAGTCGGGTTCTGACAAAGCAGAGAAAATGCAAAGAAAGAAATGTGCAATGATTTCAAAGCTACCAGGTTTACAGTAAACTTCTGTGCTTTAAAGAAACACATATGCGACCTactgatgattaccacaaaataaagaGCATGAACTATTGTGCACTTCAATGGAAGTCTACAGGGCGAGGCATTGCACTGAgattaacgttaaaatacactTTGTTTTGAACATATAGCCACAAGATTTTAACACTGTACACATCAATGTGAGACAagtgtaataaaatgtgttattaaccatgtctgtgtaatgttataaatCCAATCTTTCAAGTCTTGTCATGACCATGCAAAGACAGTAAAGCAGGTAACTTTCGCATTATGTGCACAAGGACACCAAAAATACGCTtcagacttccattgtaagtgcattactttaaatgtgtgtgttttgttttttgtttttttttttgtttttttgagagagagagatgagtcaAACTTATTTTCTGTGGGAACTGACAAGAAGTCAAAGATGTTATTTGATAGCTAAACTACTATAGAACCAGGCACATTtcttttaaagttaaaatgtaaaaaaaaaacgaaaacaaaatgtacagtaaCAGCATCTAACACTCTGAACTGcatcacaacaacagttttggtgggaaaaagaaaatgcactataaatgcCAATGCTTGGATCTCTGAGCGTTGAAGGAAGTTATAAAAATATCCCAAATGTTGCTCACCAGCATCATGATTGTACCAAAGTAGGTAGCTCTGAGGAGCATCTCCAAATCCTTCGACATCTAAAAATTAGTTAAAcaatatttgttgttttgtttttttattactattatttatttgaaacttGTTAGAAACCTAACAAAGTTTTACTCTGTGACATCTTACCCGTTCATTTGCTATCTGCATTTGGAACAGTCCACCTTTGTAGTAAGAGTAGAGTCCACTGTCGAAGAAATACTCAGACAGTACTAGATAGATCATACGGTCATACTCACTCATGACGGGATTCACTGCATGGTTCACTAGGGTATCATTCTCGTTTTTAAGATCATAAAACATTCCCTGAACAGACCAGAGAGAAATAAGTAAAGCCATAAAACATTTGATTGTGCGCATGATTCAATGGTACATTAACAAGTAACATGTTATTACActgttttttagacatgtaccataTGGGTAAtcccatggtattctttgaaggaTCTTGGAGTACAATTTAAATAGCACAGTGCGTGAATGTGGTAATCCTTCCTTACTATGGTATATAGCAAGGTGCCATAATATTACCATGgttttgggcatgtaccatggtaatcccATTGTATCGtgtgaagtaccttggagtaccatgtataTATATCATGTAACATGAACATAAtcgttcagtaccatggtatataccaaagtaccatggtattaccatatttttggacatgtacaatgtTGATATCATGGTATCTTATGAAGTagcttggagtaccatgtaaatagaATTGTAAACATTTAGTCAAATGGTATATATATCaacgtaccatggtattaccatatttttggacaAGTACattggtaatatcatggtatccattgaagtaccttggagtaccatgtataCATGaaaatggtaatcattcagtaccatggtatatatcaaagtgctatgatattaccatgtttttgggcatgtaccatggtaatcccACAGTATCCTTTGACATACCTTGAAATATCATGCAAATAACATTGTAATAATTCAgtgccatggtatatatcaaagtaccatgtttttggacttgtaccatggtaatatcattgcATCCTATgtagtaccttggagtaccatgtaaatatcatggtactcattcagtaccatgatgtatatatcaaagtaccatgtttttaccatgtttttgggaatgtacaatggtaatactaCGGTAtcttttgaagtaccttggagtgccATGtacatggtaatcattcagtaccatggtatatttcAAAGTACAatggttttaccatgtttttggacatgtaccctggtaatatcatggtatcctattaagtatcttggagtaccatgtaaatagaATTGTAATCATTCAGTGCCATGGTATATTTCAAAGTAACATgtttttaccatgtttttgggcttGTAACATGATAATCCCATAGTATCCTTTGACGTACCTTGGCACCATGTAAATAGAgttgtaatcattcagtaccatggcatatatcaaagtaccatgtttttggacatgtaccatggtaatatcattgtATTTAGTAACTTGGAGTACCAAGTTTTTGGGCATGTACAATGGTAATCCCATGGTATCCTTTGAAGTagcttggagtaccatgtaaataccaggGTACATAAACATGGtattcattcagtaccatggtaaatatcaaagtaccatggttttcccatgtttttggacatgtaccattgtaaTATCATTGTATCCCATGTAGTGgagtatcatgtaaataccatagtatATAATCATTTAGTACTATGGTACTGcatcaatgtaccatggtattgccatctgATTCCATCACTCCATAGttcttttttaattaatggtTACTACTTAATTCATTTCAAATTCGTAATTGGTCACTCACCCTAAAATCCATATCAAGACTGCTTTCTGTCACCACAGGATCACTTAACAGTGAGTAATCGATTCCAATGTAACTGTTCACCTCTGTGCGGACTGCATTAGGGAAAACACATTCAAATTAATACACATTTCTTATATGCACGTCTCGATATGTTGGGCAGACCAAGATTACTGTTTGGTTTCACCAAGAGTCAACACTGTTATCTAACCTGGGATTGTTTCCAGGTATTGGTTAACCAAAACCAGTGCTGCATGATCCAAGGCAGGACAAATCTGGCACAGAGATatgcaaaagtaattttttttagctaTGTTGAGAGTACaatcttgttaaaaaaatatttaaaaaaaataaaatcatctatggtggtttgctggtcttagctggtttaacctGGTTTAGATGGTCTCCCGGTCTGGCGACACTGATGTTTAGTTGGTCGCCACCTAGTCTCCCAACCTGACCAGCTGAAAGTGccaaaaacccctctaaaaccatctaAACAGACCAGCCTAGCCAGCTTAATGGTTaaataagaccagcaaaccatcttaggtgGGTTAACGCTGCTTTTTTCCCCAGGAGAAtggcagaaataaaaataaaaaaccacaACAAACCCGTTTATTTAAGATGAAGCGCATTCCAGTAGTCAGGAACGTTGCAATGAAGTCGTAAACCCTCCTGTGAACATTTTGTGGTACATGAGAATATGAATCTATCACTGAGAAGTTCTcaacaatatcaaatcaaattcaAAGTTAAGTTGGTATGTGGAGTCAAGTACCCAAGGGTCCCACTAAATTTGGCCCTCATCTTGGTGATGGCTGCATCACAAGTGACATTAGAGATCTTCAGACGGCCCTCCTGGTCTCGGCTTAGATGGAGAGCTGTGAAGATGTTAACACCTTCTGCTGAGGCGTTGATTGCTCCTTCATCATGACTAATGAATAGAAAAGACCTACATCAGTGGGGACACCTCATCTTGATGAGTGTCTTCGAAACTGAATTACTACATCATGCAGCAGCGCTATTGAACACAAAGTACAATATGAAGTTCTCAATCATTAAAGTTGACTTCATAAAATCAGAATTggggttttgtggcttttagtacaTGAGTGTTTGCTTTGAGGTGGTctttatgctagtgtactcctaaacacTAACATCGGTAACCATTAGCATATAGATAACATTTCTTTTGTAATTAACGTTTATTTATTGATTCCTAGAGGAAATATATATGAAAGATatgaaaaaacatatatacatagaatcaacatttaaaccccacaattacccctcccaatccccaaccccactctgaccctcaacaaacactcCTGtgagtatatacacaaaaaaggcaaacaaacaaacatatatatatatatatataataatcacacacacttatacctctctctccactgcacctccccgagagccctccaaaaactccaaatagttgccccatttcccaacaaacaaatctatgttacccagtcttctaaatgacatgtcctcaaaagctgccacccttcaaatctccatgcaccactcctgaaatggggtgCCCCAGCTggcctccatccccttaaaataatttgcctggcgatcattacactggtcagaacccaattttttatgtgtttattccccacatcgatgaccgccaaattgcccaaaacacagagtctggggctaaacaaaacccgagtgcccaacacgtcacatacATAACTCttaaccttcaaccaaaattcttggatctcaacacaccaccaaaaaacatgggccatgtctccatcctccgattggcatcgccagcaggtgggagtgtctttaagaccaagcctatacaatctagagggtgtccaatagaatctttgtaaaatcttgaattgcataaggcacacccatgaatctctagatgcagacttgatgttttttagaatctttgcccacactccctcctccaataccaagtttaaatctttctctcataatctcttgatagaagttaaagctccgtcccccagtctctgaattagcagggagtaatacactgatgcctcatgaccttttccaaaacagcaatcaccattcccagagtacctgccgctttaggagggtgtatgctactcccaaaaatagtacagagcaggtggcacagctgtaaatacctatataaaactgagatctgggtatcccaaaatgttgaaccaaattttcaaaagatctcaacactcccctctcatataggtcactgagtgtattaacctccctcacaatccactctgaccagcagaaaggggacttattaatacataattttgggttcagccatatgctctaggcaacatttaaataaatgtccaaattaaacactctggactcttttgtccataccgagtgcaaatgcgagataatggggtataacttaacttctccagttagtttaatagaaaggctttgcaatggtgaaataggggaaagaacttcctgttcagtacaaaaccatggaggggctctctcaggtggaagcaaccaatgagccaaatgtctgagaccaaatgcataataataaaacaaaatcttgcgtaggcctagcccacctttgtcaatcaaccTATGtagcttattgaaatgtaatctgggatgcttaccattccaaatgaagaacttcgctatgctatcaaattgcttgaaataagagaggggggcatctacagggagagattgtagcaggtagttgaattttggaatacaattaattttaataacattacccTTCCCATTCAtagataaatttaatgaagcccacctgcccacattgcttgaaaatgtttttattaaggggtcaaaattaactctaactaaatcacacaaagttgctgggaataaaatgcccaaatacttaatgccctgtttgggccactggaagacacccggctgaaaagccgttgcTGGGCAGTATGCTTTCAGAGCCACAGCT
It includes:
- the LOC127446015 gene encoding phospholipid transfer protein-like encodes the protein MGLFEVSIVLLLTLVTVTSAEPPGCKIRITARGLEMLKSQTMKFVEEELSNITIPEMHGSQGRFQYTIKDVKITELDLNSDLRFQPDVGLLLEVQNSSITLSLQRRILYWLFHDEGAINASAEGVNIFTALHLSRDQEGRLKISNVTCDAAITKMRAKFSGTLGRVYDFIATFLTTGMRFILNKRICPALDHAALVLVNQYLETIPVRTEVNSYIGIDYSLLSDPVVTESSLDMDFRGMFYDLKNENDTLVNHAVNPVMSEYDRMIYLVLSEYFFDSGLYSYYKGGLFQMQIANERMSKDLEMLLRATYFGTIMMLNPTLMEHPLSMELEVTAPPQSTIKTSGASVAVNTNVKIFVLPPGKAPVQLSSMTMEAKFNAKVSMKAKRLAIHLDLRRFKIFSTQSALESLALIPLQGPLKTMLQISVVPLLNNYTKRGVQIPLPDGMDFIEEVVEYHNGYIIVGANLHFRSGLREIIERRLSGYTDNSI